Proteins found in one Drosophila busckii strain San Diego stock center, stock number 13000-0081.31 unplaced genomic scaffold, ASM1175060v1 Backbone_220, whole genome shotgun sequence genomic segment:
- the LOC108606710 gene encoding beta-1,4-glucuronyltransferase 1, translating to MKVLDAKWWMLLMWQLLWLQQLNASEEAEQELRMQLLPLRLGMQCKDRDYDYVSELHGKYWVLQNFLHAEHEPLRCSLSVTYATHAEYSYLDNLEPLVQRWQAPISLAIYAPGEDLLPAAHTPQMRSELQLRTPPTQVNCSAAPTFGQTATLYRKRVKLGYPMNTGRNIAKAAAITHCVSRYVIIVPSLCCPLLHTSSICKLQLLQPARPIVYPLHTFEVAANASVPSTKAQLQQQLANNSAVIFHKHICLHCHAIPRQQEWINASSQSTLIEVFNAANRTYEYNRWEPTYIGTVNDPPYDEHYKWENMYDKLLQVYTLYPPLSYAHDKQRVQASKLAYSKIRRELKYQRISWYGARLGCAI from the exons ATGAAAGTATTGGATGCCAAATGGTGGATGCTGCtaatgtggcagctgctgtggctgcaacagtTGAATGCAAGCGAAGAGGCTGAGCAGGAGCTGagaatgcagctgctgccgctgcgtttGGGCATGCAGTGCAAGGATCGGGATTATGATTATGTGAGTGAGCTGCATGGCAAATACTGGGTGCTGCAGAATTTTCTGCACGCCGAGCATGAGCCGCTGCGCTGTAGCTTGAGTGTGACCTATGCAACGCATGCGGAGTACAGCTACTTGGACAATTTGGAGCCGCTGGTGCAGCGCTGGCAGGCGCCGATTAGCTTGGCTATATATGCGCCTGGCGAGGAtctgctgcctgct GCGCATACACCGCAGATGCGCTccgagctgcagctgcgtacACCGCCCACTCAAGTGAACTGCAGTGCAGCGCCAACATTTGGACAAACTGCAACGCTTTATCGCAAGCGCGTTAAGTTGGGCTATCCAATGAACACGGGTCGCAATAtagccaaagctgcagctataaCACATTGCGTGTCTCGATATGTGATCATAGTCCCTTCGCTCTGTTGCCCGCTGCTTCATACATCATCCATctgcaaactgcagctgctgcagccggcGCGTCCCATTGTCTATCCGCTGCATACGTTCGAGGTGGCGGCCAATGCCAGCGTGCCCTCAACCAAagcgcaactgcaacagcagctggccaaCAACTCGGCTGTCATCTTTCATAAGCACATCTGTCTGCATTGCCATGCCATACCGCGTCAGCAGGAGTGGATCAATGCCAGCAGCCAGTCCACGCTTATTGAAGTCTTCAATGCCGCCAATCGCACCTACGAGTACAATCGCTGGGAGCCCACCTACATTGGCACCGTCAACGATCCGCCCTACGACGAGCACTACAAGTGGGAGAACATGTACGACAAGCTGCTCCAGGTGTATACGCTGT ACCCTCCATTAAGCTATGCCCACGACAAGCAGCGCGTTCAGGCCAGCAAGCTCGCCTACTCAAAGATTCGACGCGAGCTCAAATATCAGCGCATCAGTTGGTATGGTGCGCGTCTTGGCTGCGCCATCTAA